From the Actinomycetota bacterium genome, the window CGTGGACATCTCGTCGCTGGTCGTGGACGAGATCCGGATCGTCGGCTCGCGCTGCGGTCCCTTCGAACCGGCCATCCGCGCCCTGCTGCGCGGTCTGGTGAACGTGCAGGAACTCATCGACCGCAGGTTCCCGCTGGAGATGGGGCTGCAGGCCTTCGAATACGCCATGCGGGACGAGTCGCTCAAGGTCATCCTGGAGATGAAGACATATCCCGCGGAGGGACTCAGGCAGCCGGGGGAGCTCGAGGAAGAGCCGGTCATCTGACGGCCGGCGCGAAAACACGACGGAAGGGAGCCTGCATATGGCCATGGGCGATTTTCTGGCGGCGGCGCGGGGTGAGGCGGAGGCGGACCTCCTGCTCACCGGGGCCAGGATAGTCGATGTGTTCGAGGGCGTGGTGGAGGAGGGATCGGTCGCAATCAGCGACGGCATGATCGCCGGCTTCGGCGAACGTCCGGCGAGGGAGAAGGTGGACCTGGGGGGAGCCTATCTGTGCCCCGGCTTTATCGACGGGCATGTCCATATCGAGTCCTCCATGGTCGGCCTCCCCGAATACGCGCGGGCGGTGGTGCCGGCCGGCACGACCGCGGTGGTGACCGACTATCACGAGATCGCTAACGTTTTGGGCATCGAGGGGATCCGATACATGATGCGCCTGGCAGAAGGGCTCCCCCTCGATGTCTTTGTGATGCTGCCCTCTTGCGTCCCGGCCACGCCCATGGAGACCGCCGGGGCTTCCCTGGAGGCCGCCGACCTCGTCCCCCTCCTGTCCGAGGAGGCGGTCATCGGGCTGGGTGAGGTCATGAACTTCCCCGGGGTCATCCATGCCGACCCGTCGGTGCTGGCGAAGATAGATGCCTGCCGGGGCCTGCCCATCGACGGCCACGCGCCGGGGCTGTCGGGACGTGAACTCGACGCCTATATCGCGGCCGGCGTGGAGTCGGACCACGAGTGTGTACGGGAGGAGGAGGCGGCGGAGAAACTGGCCAAGGGGATGTTCATCTACATCCGTGAGGGCTCCACCGCCCGTAACCTGGCGGACCTGCTGCCCGTCGTCGGCATCACCAGCGCGTGGCGCTGCATCTTCGTGGATGACGACCGCCAGCCCAGGGACCTGATGGAAGAGGGGCACATGGACTTCATCCTGCGCAAGGCGGTGGGCCTGGGGCTCGACCCCATGACCGCGCTGCGCATGGTCACCATCAACCCGGCACTCCGCTTCGGCCTGCATGCCAGGGGAGGCATCGTCCCGGGGTGGCGGGCCGACCTGGTGGTTGTGGAGGACCTGGAGACCTTCAGGGTCCTGCAAGTGTTCAAGGGCGGCGAAAAAGTGGCCGAGAACGGCGAATTCCTTATCGACGTCAAGCCCGGACCGCCCGCTCCTGGAGCCATGAACATCGCCTGGGAGAAGATGGCGGGGATCGAGGTGAGGGCGCAGGACGGCGAGATGCTGGTCATCGGGGTCATCCCGGACCAGATCGTGACCTCGAGGCTCACGGAGAAGCCCAAGGTGAAGGACGGCCTGGTGGTGTGTGACGTCTCGCGCGACCTCCTTAAGATATGCGTCTTCGAGCGCCATCGCGGCAGTGGAAACGTGGGGGTGGGCTTCATCTGCGGCTTCGGATTGCGGGAGGGAGCCCTGGCGTCCACGGTGGCGCACGACTCCCATAACCTCGTGGTGGTGGGGGCTTCCGACGGGGATATCCTCGCCGCGGCCAGGGCGGTGGAGGGGATGGGCGGCGGCCAGGCGGTGGTGCGCGGCGGCGAGGTGCTGGCGGACCTGCCCCTTGACGTGGCTGGCCTGATGTCGACTCTGCCCCTGGGAGAGGTGAAGGAACGCGTCCGGCTGCTGCAGGGGGCCGCCCTGAGGCTGGGCTGCTCCCTCCCCGACCCCTTCATGGCGCTGGCCTTCATGGCGCTGCCGGTAATCCCGGAACTGAAGATGACCGACAAAGGCCTCTTCGACGTGGGGAGCTTCTCGCACGTGCCCCTCTTCGCGTGACGGTATCAGCGGAGATGGTGCTTGACCTGCACGTGCGGCAGGTAGGGCCAGACGAAGCTGTAACGGATCCTGAACGCGCTCGTCCATCCGCGCGCGTAATCCAGGAGCACGGCCGCCGCGATGACCGCGGCCGCCGTATACATGACGTTCCGGCGCCGGGAGAAGAACGAGAGTATCCCCCCGAGCTGCTCCCGCAGTCCGACCACGGAGTGTTCCAGGTCATCGCCCATGTGCGCCAGGGTGCCGAACTGGTAACGCGCCGTCTTCACCACGTCCAGCACGTCGTCGATGACGGGGATGCTCTCGCCGAACGGTCCTTCGTGTTCCATGGTCTCAGGCTACCATAGGCGCCCCCATCATGTGTACATCCACCACGCCCTTTCGTGATATAATTTTGGCGCCGTTGGCGCGGTAGCTTGGCGAAGGTTAAAACCCAGTTAATCAGGCTTATCGGGCGAAATACGACAGGTTGTCGGAACATCAGGAGGTCAGCATGGAGATCAAGAACGTGTTCGTGGTCGGTTCGGGGCTCATGGGTGGCGGCATCGCCCAGGTCTCCGCCGCGGCAGGCTATAAGGTGAAGATGCATGACATCAAGGAGGAGTTCACCGCCAAGGGCCTGGAGGCCATCAAGGGGTCCCTTGGCAAGTTCCTCTCCAAGGAGAAGATATCCCAGGAGCAGCACGACGCCGCCCTGGCCAACCTCTCCACCACCACCGACCTGGCGGACGCCGCCGACGCCGACATCGTGGTCGAGGCGGTCTTCGAGAACCTCGACGTCAAGAAGGAGGTCTTCGGGAAACTGGACGAGGTCTGCCCCGCCCACACCATCCTGGCCTCGAACACCTCGGCCATACCCATCTCCTCCATCGCCGCGGCCACGGCGCGGCCGGACAAGGTGGTGGGCACCCATTTCTTCAGCCCCGTCCCCCTCATGCGCCTGTGCGAGATCATCCGTGGCCTGCAGACCTCGGACGAGACCGTGGAGGCGGCGGAGGCATGGGCACAATCGGTGGGCAAGGAGACGGTAAGGGTGCTGAAAGACCACGCCGGATTCATCGCCAACCGACTCTACCTGCCCATGGGCTGCGAAGCCGCGCGTATGCTCGAGGCGGGAGTAGCATCGCCGGAAGACATCGACAAGGCCATGCGCCTGGGCTACAACCTTCCCATGGGCCCCCTGGAGCTGGCGGACATGACCGGTATCGACGTGCTCATGAACGCGAGCGCGGCCATATACAACGATACAGGCGATACCAAGTTCTATCCCCCGCCGCTCATGCGGCGCATGGTGGCAGCGGGGCTCCTGGGCAGGAAGACGGGCAAGGGCTACTACGACTACTCCAGCGGCAAACAGGAGAGCTACTGGAAACTGTAAGCGGCGGGCCGCGGAGAGCGGGAAAGGAAAGTCATGGCTGAGGACAGCGATACCGTCCTCTTCGAGAGAAGGGGAGTGGCGGGCTGGATCGTCTTCTCCCGCCCCGAGCGCATGAACGCGCTCTCGCCGCAGATGGTGCGGGCCATGTGGGCCCAACTGGCGAAGGTGGAGGCCGATCCTGAGGTCCGGGTGCTGGTGTTAACGGGGCAGGGTGACGCCTTCTGTGCGGGCATGGACATGGCGGGCCTGGAGCAGGCCAATGCCATGGCGGCCCGCCGACGTTCTCGCGAGATCCAGATGCTCACCGGACGCATCGCCGAGCTCTCGCTGCCGACCATCGCCGCCGTGGGCGGGGTGGCCATGGGAGCGGGGCTGGAGATCTGCCTCGCCTGCGACCTGGCAGTGGCTTCAGAGGGGGCGCGCTTCGCCTTCCCCGAGGCGCGCCTGGGGATGATCCCATGCGGGGGCGGTACCCAGAGGCTGGCGCGAGTGGTCGGCCTGCGGCGAGCCCGGGACATGATCTTCAGCGGCAGGATCCTTGATGCCGCGCTGGCGGTGGAGTGGGGCCTCGTCAACGAGGCCGTTTCCGACATGGAGCTGGCGGATACGGTACAGGAGATGGCCGAGAAGATCGCCGCGGGGGGCAGGATCGCACTCTACCAGGCCAAGCGCTGCATCAACCACGCGCTGGACATGGACCTGGGCCGCGGCCTGGAATATGAGACGGAGTGCTTCACCACCTGTTTCGCCAGCGGGGAGCCGGCGGCCGCGCTGAGGCGCTTCACCACGCCGGGCCCGCAGGAAGAGGTGACGGTCGCGGAGGCGGACGGACCGGCGGAGGCGCCGCAACCAGGAGATGAATCCCCGCGGGCGGAGGCGGAGGAAGAAGGGCCGGAGACGCTCGCTGTGGAAGAGGTGGCGCCGCCGGCGCAGCCCCCGGATGACGACTACGACGAGGACATCTTCGAGTGAGAGCGGCGGCAAGGTAGGGTTTTCCCCTGGGAGGGGGCGAGGATAGACGAGGAGGACGCATGGAGTTCAAGTATCTGGTGGTTGAGACGGACGGGGAGGGCATCGCTACCCTGCGCCTCAACCGCCCCGAGGCGAAGAACGCGCTCAACCTGGAACTCATCGCCGAGCTGGGCGTCGCGGCCGACATGCTGGCCAGGGACGATGCGGTGAGGGCGGTCATCGTCACCGGGGGAGAGGGTGACTTCGCCGCCGGCGGGGACATCAAGGAGATGTCCGGGAAGTACGCGCCCGACATGCTCACCGCCTACGGCGCCGACCTCTCCGGGTTCGAGAAGATCGAACGCATCCCCAAGCCGGTCATCGCCGCGGTCAGCGGTTACGCCCTGGGCGGCGGCACCGAGCTGGCCCTGGTCTGCGATATGATCGTGGCCTCCGAGACGGCGGTCTTCGGCATGCCGGAGATCACCCTGGGCATCATCCCCGGCGCGGGTGGGACGCAGCGGCTCCCCCGGCTCATCGGGCCGAACCGGGCCAAGGAGTTCATCTTCAGCGGGGACTTCTTCAAGGCGGAGGCCTGCCGGGAGATGGGGCTGGTGAACCGGGTGGTGCCCGTGGCGGACCTCATGGAGGAGGCGAAGAAGCTGGCCCGCCGCTGCATCCGCAACGGCGCGGTGGCGCTGGCCTGCGCCAAGGCCTGCGTGAACGACGGCCTCAACACCGACCTATACTCCGGGCTGTCCCTGGAGCGCAAGTGCTTCTCCCTGCTCTTCTCCACCGATGACCAGAAGGAGGGCATGGCGGCCTTCAAGGAGAAGCGCAAGGCGGATTTCAAGGGCAGATGAGCGGGCGCCGGCCGCACCGGGGCTCCGCCCACACCGCGTTCCGATATCCAGAGCAGGGAGGTAACAGAGAGTGATCTCGTTTGAGCTGAGCGACGAACAGAAGGCCATCCAGAAGGTGGCCCACGAATTCACCGAGAAAGAGATACGCCCCATCGCCGCCGACTACGACGAGGAGGAGAAGTACCCCGAGCATTTCATAGAGAAGGCTTTCGCGGCGGGCCTCACCTACCTCTACGTCCCGGAGGAGTATGGCGGCCAGGGCATGGATTTCCTCACCGCGTGCATCGTGGGAGAGGAGATAGCCTGGGGGTGCTGCGGTTTCGCCACCATCCTCGGCGCGAACAACCTGGGCACCACCCCGCTGCTGGTGGCGGGCACGGAGGAGCAGAAGAGCAAATACCTCGGGGACCTGACCTCGCGCCCGTCCCTCGCGGCCATGGCCCTCACCGAGCCCGGCGCCGGCTCGGACGCGGCGGGCGTCAAGACCACCGCGGTGCGCGATGGCGACGACTACGTCTTGAGCGGCACCAAGTGCTTCATCTCTAACGGGGGCATCGCCGACCTCACGGCGGTGTTCGCCTCCACCGACCCCTCGCAAGGGGTGCGCGGGCTGTCGTGCTTCCTGGTGAGCGGGGACAACCCAGGCATCAGCGGGGGCAAGAAAGAGCGCAAGATGGGGGTGCGCGCCTCGGTGACCTCGGAGGTCATCCTCTCCGACTGCCGGGTGCCCGCAGCCGACCTCCTGGGCGAGGAGGGCAAGGGGTTCAAGATCGCCATGATCACCCTGGACAAGGCGAGGGTGAGCGTGGCCTGCAACTCGGTGGGCATAGCGCGGGCCGCCATGGAGGCGGCGGTGGTATACGCCAGGGAGAGGGTGCAATTCGGCAAGCCCATCGCGGAGAACCAGGCCGTACAGTTCATGCTGGCGGACATGTCCATGGACATCGAGGCGGGCCGGCTGATGTATATGAAGGCGGCATGGATGGAGACGGAGAAGATGCCCTTCTCCAACCAGGCGGCCTTCGCCAAGACCTTCTGCTCGGACATGGCCATGCGCGTCACCACCGACGTGGTGCAGGTCTTCGGAGGTTACGGTTACATGCGCGACTACCCGGTGGAGAAGTATATGCGTGACGCCAAGATCAACCAGATCTGGGACGGCACCAACCAGATCCAGCGGGTGGTCATGGCCCGGGCATTGCTGGGCCGCTGACGGAAACGGCGCCACCGCGCCCGGGGGCGGCGGCTTATATGGAGTCAAGCAGAGGGAGGGTTCTCTTCAGAGGATCGGATGAGTCAAGAGGAGGTTGGAAATGGACTTTGAGCTCTCTCAGGAACAGCAGGCGTTCTTCAAGGAGGTAAAGGACTTCGCGGAGAAGGAGATCGCGCCCTTCACCGAGGAGTACGACCGCAACAGCGAGTTCTTCTGGGACGGCTGGAAAAAGATGGGGAACATGGGCCTTTTGGGCCTGCCCTATCCCGAGGAGTACGGCGGCTCCGACGCCGGGGCCCTGGACACCGCCATCGCCATGGACGCTTTCTGCGCCGGGGGCGGGGACGCGGGGGTGTCGCTATCCTGGGGCGCCCATACCATCATCGGAGGCGTCCCCATCTGGGAGATGGGGACGGAAGAGCAGAAGAAGAAGTACCTCACGAAGATGAGCACCGGTGAGTGGATCAGCTGCTTCGGCCTCACCGAGCCAGACGCGGGCTCCGACGCCGCCTCGGTGAAGACCACCGCGGCGCGCGACGGCGACGATTACGTCATCAACGGCTCCAAGATGTTCATCACCAACGGCCCCATCTGCGACCTGTGCATTGTGGTAGCGGTCACCGACAAGGAGAAGGGCGCCGCCGGCATCAGCACCTTCATCGTGGACCGCGAGACACCCGGCTTCGAGGTCAGCCGCGAGCTGGACAAGATGGGGAACCGCACCTCGCCCACGGCCGAACTGGCCTTCAACGACTGCCGCGTTCCCGCCTCGGCCCTGCTCGGGGCCGAGGGGGAGGGCTTCTACGGGGTGGGCAAGGCCACCCTGGAGTGGGAGCGGGCCATCATGGTGGCGCCGGCGGTGGGCGGCATGGAATGTAACATCAACCGCTGCATCGAATACGCCAAGGAGAGGCAGCAGTTCGGCCGCCCCATCGGCAAGTTCCAGGCGGTGGCCTTCAAGATCGCGGAGATGAAGTGCCTGCTCGATGCCTCGCGCCTGCTCGTCTACCGCGTGGCCTGGATGAAGGACCAGGGCATCCCGGCGATGCTGGAGGCCTGCGTGTGCAAGCTCAGCGTCACCGAGAACGCGGTCAAAGTCGCCAACGAGGCGGTGCAGATCTTCGGAGGCTACGGCTACATCCGCGAGTACCCGGTGGAGCGCACCCTGCGCGACGCCAAGCTGGGCACCATCGGGGCCGGCACCTCCGAGATCCAGAAGATGATCATCAGCCGCCTGCTCATGGGCAAGTTCTAGAGAGGAACATGCGGATACAGGTACGCTTCACCGGCATCGTCAGGCACCATGTCGGTGTGAAGGAGAGGGAATACGATATGCCGGAGGGTTCGCGCGTGGGCGACCTCCTCCGGCTCATCGGCAGGGAGTTCGCGTCGCGACTGCCCGGGAACATGTGGGACGCGGACGAGGAACGCTTCAACCCCCTGATCAAGGCCGGGCGGAAGGGCACCCCCTTCGCGGAGGACGGCGAGGAACTGCGGGAGGGGGACGAGATCTTCATCCTCTCCCGCATGGCGGGAGGGTAGAGCGCGCAGGGGCGCACGACGGCGCGGCGCGGTCAGGCGGAAAGCAAGGCGGTATGCGGCTGGCGCCGGTACCACGACACGGATACACGCATTCCTGGGAGGGGTTCGATCGGTTGGGAGGCGGGATGAGCGATTACGACGCGATAGTGGTTGGAGCGGGCATCGCCGGGCTTGGCGTGGCCTCGCAGCTGCAGCAGTCCGGCAAGAAGACGCTGCTCCTGGAGATGTACCCCAGGGCGGGAGGGCGCATGCAGTCCTACGATTTGCCCGGCGGGTACAGGACGGATATCGGCTTGCACATGGTCGAGATGGGCAAGAAGGGATTCTGCCACGAGCTGGGTGCACGCGTGGGCAAGGAGTTCGAGTGGGCCGGTTTCTCGGTCACCCTCGACCTCTACGAGAACGGGGCCTGGCACGACATGCAGACCTATATCCAGCTGACCGACGAGGAGAAGCAGAGCTTCATCGAGCTGATGATAGGCATCGCCGCCCTGGACGAGGCCTACTTCAAGGAGTGGGACAGCCGCTCAATGAGCGAATGGCTGGACCTGAAGGGGATGCAGGGCAACCTGCGCGAGGTATGGGAGAACATGACCATGATCATGACCACCATACCGGACGTGCGCGAGCAGTCGGCGGGGGAATGCCTCTACATCGCCAGGGAGGCGCTGGCCAAGGGCAGGGCGGTGCTCATCGCCGCCTACCCCAGGGGAGGCATGGCGGGCATCATCGACCCCCTGGTGGAGGCCTTCCAGGAGCTGGGAGGGAGGCTGGAACTGGGGGCCCGGGTGGAGCAGGTGGTCTTCGAGGGCAACAAGGCGGTTGGGGTCAAGGTTGCCCGCAAGGGCGGCAACCCCATCGCGAAGGAGTGGCGCTTCATCTCAACCGACTTCATATCGGCGCCGCTTGTTGTCCTGGCACTGCCCATCTGGCACCTGGACAAGGTACTGGACTTCGACCGCCGCTACTCGCCCCTTCCGGGGTGGTGGCTCAAGCGCATCGAGGACATCCGCGGGGAGCGGACCGGCCTGCTGGGCTACATCATCGCCACCCGGCGTCCCCTCTACGAGCGCCAGGTCTTCATGTCCGTCCTCAAGTCGCCGCGCACCGGGCTGCCCCTGCAGGCCTTCACCCCCACCGCCTTCGACCCCGGCGTGGCGCCGCCCGACCGTTACCTTCTGGTCACCGACAACGTGGCGGAACCGTGGGAACTGGAGGACAAGTTCAACCTGGCGCGCCTCATGGAGCAGCACTGGGAGGACGTGAAGGAACTGTACTCCTTCTCGGAGGAGGACGTGGAGTTCGCCCTGCCTTATTTCACCACCGGCTGCGACGGCCTGGCCCGCAAGCCGGGACTCACGGGCGACTTCAAACCGGACGTGCAGGCGCCGGCGGTGGAAGGCCTCTTCTTCGCGGGCGACACCTACCTGGGCCGGGGGCTGGCCATCGAGGGCGCGTCCCGCTCGGCCATCCTCTGCGTTGAGCGCATACTGGGTTGACGGGAGAAGGAAGGGGCGGGTGACCGATACATGGCTGAGAGGTTGCCCAAGGCGGCGATAATCTCCGACGCCTGGGGCTTCGGCCTCATGGAGACCAAGCCCTGGCCCCTCTTCCAGGCGCGCTACTGGGCCATCCGCAACAAGGCGCTGCTGGTGCCGGAGTACGGCGCCATGTACGTGGCCTCCTTCCTCAAGGGCCGGGGGGTGGACCTCGAGGTCATCAACCTCATGGCCGACGTCTTTGAGGACGAGTCAATGTTCCGGGAGGTTGAGGAAGGGCTGCCCGGCGGGGCCCTCTCCACCGCGCCCATCGGCGGGGAGGACGCCCTGCGCCTGATGCGCGAGAACCTGGAGAAGTCCCTGGCGCGCGCGCAACCCGAGGTGGTGCTCTTTCCCATCTCCATCTACTACGTCGCCCTGCACGCGCGGGAGCTGCTGAAGCGCATCAAGGAGCTGGCGCCCGGGGTGAGGCTGGTGGCTGGCGGCGTCTATTCCACCATGCACCCGCGTGAGATCATGGAGGACGGAGCGGCCGATTTCGTGGTGCGCGGCGAGGGGGAGTGGACGGCCCTGGAGCTGCTGCGGGCCCTGGGGCGGGGGGAA encodes:
- the ade gene encoding adenine deaminase, with protein sequence MAMGDFLAAARGEAEADLLLTGARIVDVFEGVVEEGSVAISDGMIAGFGERPAREKVDLGGAYLCPGFIDGHVHIESSMVGLPEYARAVVPAGTTAVVTDYHEIANVLGIEGIRYMMRLAEGLPLDVFVMLPSCVPATPMETAGASLEAADLVPLLSEEAVIGLGEVMNFPGVIHADPSVLAKIDACRGLPIDGHAPGLSGRELDAYIAAGVESDHECVREEEAAEKLAKGMFIYIREGSTARNLADLLPVVGITSAWRCIFVDDDRQPRDLMEEGHMDFILRKAVGLGLDPMTALRMVTINPALRFGLHARGGIVPGWRADLVVVEDLETFRVLQVFKGGEKVAENGEFLIDVKPGPPAPGAMNIAWEKMAGIEVRAQDGEMLVIGVIPDQIVTSRLTEKPKVKDGLVVCDVSRDLLKICVFERHRGSGNVGVGFICGFGLREGALASTVAHDSHNLVVVGASDGDILAAARAVEGMGGGQAVVRGGEVLADLPLDVAGLMSTLPLGEVKERVRLLQGAALRLGCSLPDPFMALAFMALPVIPELKMTDKGLFDVGSFSHVPLFA
- a CDS encoding 3-hydroxyacyl-CoA dehydrogenase family protein produces the protein MEIKNVFVVGSGLMGGGIAQVSAAAGYKVKMHDIKEEFTAKGLEAIKGSLGKFLSKEKISQEQHDAALANLSTTTDLADAADADIVVEAVFENLDVKKEVFGKLDEVCPAHTILASNTSAIPISSIAAATARPDKVVGTHFFSPVPLMRLCEIIRGLQTSDETVEAAEAWAQSVGKETVRVLKDHAGFIANRLYLPMGCEAARMLEAGVASPEDIDKAMRLGYNLPMGPLELADMTGIDVLMNASAAIYNDTGDTKFYPPPLMRRMVAAGLLGRKTGKGYYDYSSGKQESYWKL
- a CDS encoding enoyl-CoA hydratase/isomerase family protein: MAEDSDTVLFERRGVAGWIVFSRPERMNALSPQMVRAMWAQLAKVEADPEVRVLVLTGQGDAFCAGMDMAGLEQANAMAARRRSREIQMLTGRIAELSLPTIAAVGGVAMGAGLEICLACDLAVASEGARFAFPEARLGMIPCGGGTQRLARVVGLRRARDMIFSGRILDAALAVEWGLVNEAVSDMELADTVQEMAEKIAAGGRIALYQAKRCINHALDMDLGRGLEYETECFTTCFASGEPAAALRRFTTPGPQEEVTVAEADGPAEAPQPGDESPRAEAEEEGPETLAVEEVAPPAQPPDDDYDEDIFE
- a CDS encoding enoyl-CoA hydratase-related protein, translating into MEFKYLVVETDGEGIATLRLNRPEAKNALNLELIAELGVAADMLARDDAVRAVIVTGGEGDFAAGGDIKEMSGKYAPDMLTAYGADLSGFEKIERIPKPVIAAVSGYALGGGTELALVCDMIVASETAVFGMPEITLGIIPGAGGTQRLPRLIGPNRAKEFIFSGDFFKAEACREMGLVNRVVPVADLMEEAKKLARRCIRNGAVALACAKACVNDGLNTDLYSGLSLERKCFSLLFSTDDQKEGMAAFKEKRKADFKGR
- a CDS encoding acyl-CoA dehydrogenase family protein, whose amino-acid sequence is MISFELSDEQKAIQKVAHEFTEKEIRPIAADYDEEEKYPEHFIEKAFAAGLTYLYVPEEYGGQGMDFLTACIVGEEIAWGCCGFATILGANNLGTTPLLVAGTEEQKSKYLGDLTSRPSLAAMALTEPGAGSDAAGVKTTAVRDGDDYVLSGTKCFISNGGIADLTAVFASTDPSQGVRGLSCFLVSGDNPGISGGKKERKMGVRASVTSEVILSDCRVPAADLLGEEGKGFKIAMITLDKARVSVACNSVGIARAAMEAAVVYARERVQFGKPIAENQAVQFMLADMSMDIEAGRLMYMKAAWMETEKMPFSNQAAFAKTFCSDMAMRVTTDVVQVFGGYGYMRDYPVEKYMRDAKINQIWDGTNQIQRVVMARALLGR
- a CDS encoding acyl-CoA dehydrogenase family protein, whose protein sequence is MDFELSQEQQAFFKEVKDFAEKEIAPFTEEYDRNSEFFWDGWKKMGNMGLLGLPYPEEYGGSDAGALDTAIAMDAFCAGGGDAGVSLSWGAHTIIGGVPIWEMGTEEQKKKYLTKMSTGEWISCFGLTEPDAGSDAASVKTTAARDGDDYVINGSKMFITNGPICDLCIVVAVTDKEKGAAGISTFIVDRETPGFEVSRELDKMGNRTSPTAELAFNDCRVPASALLGAEGEGFYGVGKATLEWERAIMVAPAVGGMECNINRCIEYAKERQQFGRPIGKFQAVAFKIAEMKCLLDASRLLVYRVAWMKDQGIPAMLEACVCKLSVTENAVKVANEAVQIFGGYGYIREYPVERTLRDAKLGTIGAGTSEIQKMIISRLLMGKF
- a CDS encoding FAD-dependent oxidoreductase, producing MSDYDAIVVGAGIAGLGVASQLQQSGKKTLLLEMYPRAGGRMQSYDLPGGYRTDIGLHMVEMGKKGFCHELGARVGKEFEWAGFSVTLDLYENGAWHDMQTYIQLTDEEKQSFIELMIGIAALDEAYFKEWDSRSMSEWLDLKGMQGNLREVWENMTMIMTTIPDVREQSAGECLYIAREALAKGRAVLIAAYPRGGMAGIIDPLVEAFQELGGRLELGARVEQVVFEGNKAVGVKVARKGGNPIAKEWRFISTDFISAPLVVLALPIWHLDKVLDFDRRYSPLPGWWLKRIEDIRGERTGLLGYIIATRRPLYERQVFMSVLKSPRTGLPLQAFTPTAFDPGVAPPDRYLLVTDNVAEPWELEDKFNLARLMEQHWEDVKELYSFSEEDVEFALPYFTTGCDGLARKPGLTGDFKPDVQAPAVEGLFFAGDTYLGRGLAIEGASRSAILCVERILG